A single Sphingopyxis chilensis DNA region contains:
- a CDS encoding NADH:ubiquinone oxidoreductase subunit NDUFA12: protein MSILGKIFTWWDGATVGTLLNSWSTGEKVGEDSLGNRYFRAKKGGRRWVIYNGSNDASRVPPEWHGWLHGTFDELPTDVLPAPRAWEKEASANLTGSTGAYRPAGALERGGRRAAATGDYEAWRPGAE from the coding sequence ATGAGCATTTTGGGCAAGATTTTCACCTGGTGGGACGGCGCGACCGTCGGCACGCTGCTGAACAGCTGGAGCACGGGCGAGAAGGTCGGCGAGGACAGCCTCGGCAACCGCTATTTCCGCGCGAAGAAGGGCGGCCGCCGCTGGGTGATCTATAATGGGTCGAACGATGCGAGCCGGGTGCCGCCCGAATGGCACGGCTGGCTGCACGGCACGTTCGACGAGTTGCCGACCGATGTCCTTCCCGCGCCGCGCGCATGGGAAAAGGAAGCGAGCGCGAACCTGACCGGCAGCACGGGCGCCTATCGCCCCGCCGGCGCGCTCGAACGGGGTGGCCGCCGCGCCGCCGCGACGGGCGATTACGAGGCCTGGCGGCCCGGCGCCGAGTGA
- a CDS encoding putative bifunctional diguanylate cyclase/phosphodiesterase, whose amino-acid sequence MKSLLTDPIAAEEIPVRALLGLGPRNQDIGNLRQLQLAPLRGRGSLRLLMGIGMAFVAAFTMVHSTPFAIAAGWLACALAFALWSFGKFNRLPLGDPKLSGMAEYRLCNRHALYSALLWGAPFWLQGLAPTLDHVLSMWTIAVLMMVTLSIVAHSVPLACMLFIIPVSLSAAAAQTRAGAPQLAAVALVAGFLLSAFCIRFAQSHIRFRRAEETLHEKTETVSLLLREFEETSADWLWQTDNSRRLVHVSPRLAYALGSSTEGLEGIPLLQALSGDAWETGLFPKSLHDMAERMKRRESFSNLIVPVTIGGAPRWWELSASPRLDETGKFLGFRGVGSDVTEKRATAEQIAKMARFDNLTGLPNRLSLNEDLARALTHAVEAKSRCALLMIDLDRFKAVNDTLGHPVGDKLLAQVAARLKGLMERGMTCGRLGGDEFAVVLHNVPSADAAEELAQRIITAISRPYVVDNHQLFVGASIGFAIGPTDGATVETLTRNADLALYKSKDKGGNVVAAYVASLHAQAEERRVMEQELRGALERGEFELYYQPVVTAADGTLNGFEALIRWHNKKLGNVSPGRFIPLAEDARLISPIGEWVLRTACHEAMKWPSNLKVAINVSADQLTDPSFASVVVSALAQSGLPPQRLEIEVTESVFLRDGGGAAQLLDQLIGLGIRLSLDDFGTGYSSLGYLRKTQFSTIKVDRSFVVGAAKGSIESIAIIRAVVALADSLGMSTTAEGAETELEVETLRSFGCSNIQGYYYGRPMPAADVLTLFRRPGDVATVAA is encoded by the coding sequence GTGAAAAGCCTGCTGACCGACCCTATTGCTGCCGAAGAGATACCTGTGCGGGCCCTGTTGGGGCTGGGCCCGCGAAATCAGGACATCGGCAACCTCCGCCAGCTCCAGCTCGCGCCGCTTCGCGGCCGCGGTTCGCTGCGCCTGTTGATGGGCATCGGCATGGCGTTCGTCGCCGCCTTCACCATGGTCCACAGCACGCCCTTTGCAATCGCGGCCGGATGGCTCGCCTGCGCCCTCGCCTTCGCACTCTGGTCGTTTGGAAAGTTCAACCGCCTGCCGCTCGGCGATCCCAAATTGTCGGGAATGGCCGAATATCGGCTGTGCAATCGCCACGCGCTCTATTCGGCGCTGCTCTGGGGCGCGCCCTTCTGGTTGCAGGGGCTCGCTCCGACGCTCGACCATGTCCTGTCGATGTGGACGATCGCGGTGCTGATGATGGTCACCCTGTCGATCGTCGCGCACAGCGTCCCGCTCGCCTGTATGCTGTTCATCATCCCTGTTTCGCTGTCGGCCGCCGCCGCGCAGACGCGGGCCGGCGCGCCGCAGCTCGCCGCCGTCGCGCTCGTCGCGGGCTTCCTGCTCTCCGCTTTCTGCATCCGCTTCGCGCAGAGCCATATCCGCTTCCGCCGCGCCGAAGAGACGCTGCACGAAAAGACCGAGACGGTCAGCCTGCTCCTGCGCGAATTCGAGGAAACTTCTGCCGACTGGCTGTGGCAGACCGACAACAGCCGCCGCCTCGTCCATGTGTCGCCGCGCCTCGCCTATGCGCTCGGCAGCAGCACCGAGGGGCTCGAGGGCATACCGCTGCTGCAGGCGCTTTCGGGTGATGCGTGGGAAACCGGCCTGTTCCCGAAAAGCCTGCACGACATGGCCGAGCGGATGAAGCGGCGCGAAAGTTTCTCGAACCTGATCGTCCCGGTGACGATCGGCGGCGCGCCGCGCTGGTGGGAATTGTCCGCTTCGCCGCGCCTCGACGAAACGGGCAAGTTCCTCGGCTTCCGCGGCGTCGGCTCGGACGTCACCGAAAAGCGCGCGACCGCCGAACAGATTGCCAAGATGGCGCGATTCGACAATCTCACGGGCCTCCCCAACCGCCTCAGCCTCAACGAGGATCTCGCCCGCGCGCTGACCCACGCGGTCGAGGCGAAATCGCGCTGCGCGCTGCTCATGATCGACCTCGACCGCTTCAAGGCGGTCAACGATACGCTGGGCCACCCCGTCGGCGACAAATTGCTCGCGCAGGTCGCGGCGCGGCTCAAGGGGCTGATGGAGCGCGGGATGACCTGCGGCCGGCTCGGCGGCGACGAATTCGCCGTCGTGCTCCACAATGTCCCCTCGGCCGACGCCGCCGAAGAGCTGGCGCAGCGGATCATCACCGCGATCAGCCGCCCCTATGTGGTCGACAATCATCAATTGTTCGTCGGCGCCAGCATCGGCTTCGCGATCGGCCCGACCGACGGCGCGACGGTCGAAACGCTGACCCGCAACGCCGACCTCGCGCTCTACAAGTCGAAGGACAAGGGCGGCAATGTCGTCGCCGCCTATGTCGCATCGTTGCACGCGCAGGCCGAGGAGCGGCGCGTGATGGAGCAGGAACTGCGCGGCGCGCTCGAACGCGGCGAGTTCGAGCTCTATTACCAGCCCGTCGTCACCGCCGCCGACGGCACCTTGAACGGCTTCGAGGCGCTGATCCGCTGGCACAACAAGAAGCTCGGCAACGTCTCGCCCGGCCGCTTCATCCCGCTGGCCGAGGATGCGCGCCTGATTTCGCCGATCGGCGAATGGGTTTTGCGCACCGCGTGTCACGAGGCGATGAAATGGCCTTCGAACCTGAAGGTCGCGATCAACGTGTCCGCCGACCAGCTCACCGATCCCAGCTTCGCCTCGGTCGTCGTCTCGGCGCTGGCGCAGAGCGGGCTTCCGCCGCAACGGCTGGAAATCGAAGTCACCGAAAGCGTCTTCCTGCGCGACGGCGGCGGCGCGGCGCAATTGCTCGACCAGCTGATCGGGCTCGGCATCCGCCTGTCGCTCGACGATTTCGGCACCGGCTATTCGTCGCTCGGCTATCTGCGCAAGACGCAATTTTCGACGATCAAGGTCGACCGCAGTTTCGTCGTCGGCGCCGCCAAGGGGAGCATCGAATCGATCGCGATCATCCGCGCCGTCGTCGCGCTTGCCGACAGCCTCGGCATGTCGACGACCGCCGAGGGGGCCGAAACCGAGCTCGAGGTCGAAACGCTGCGCAGTTTCGGGTGCAGCAATATCCAGGGCTATTATTACGGACGTCCGATGCCCGCCGCCGACGTGCTGACCCTGTTCCGCCGTCCGGGCGACGTGGCGACCGTCGCTGCGTGA
- a CDS encoding DUF192 domain-containing protein, with protein sequence MRAILTALALSFALPMAACTRDASEAESAATIPVTITMAGKAHRFDVEVARTDEEQDRGLMFRTSLPEGGGMLFPFAKPRIGSFWMKNTLIPLDMIFIRADGSIDRIAENTIPESLEPVVSGGEVGAVLELAGGTAARLGIDETATVTWKDKK encoded by the coding sequence ATGCGTGCCATATTGACCGCCCTTGCCCTGTCGTTCGCGCTGCCGATGGCGGCGTGCACTCGCGATGCCAGCGAGGCCGAAAGCGCCGCGACGATCCCCGTGACGATCACGATGGCGGGCAAGGCGCACCGGTTCGATGTCGAAGTCGCGCGCACCGACGAGGAGCAGGATCGCGGCCTGATGTTCCGCACCAGCCTGCCCGAGGGCGGCGGGATGCTGTTCCCCTTCGCAAAACCGCGGATCGGCAGCTTCTGGATGAAGAATACGCTGATCCCGCTCGACATGATCTTCATCCGCGCCGACGGCAGCATCGACCGGATCGCCGAAAATACCATCCCCGAATCGCTCGAACCCGTGGTGAGCGGCGGCGAGGTTGGCGCCGTGCTCGAACTCGCGGGCGGGACCGCGGCCCGGCTCGGCATCGACGAGACGGCGACGGTGACGTGGAAAGACAAGAAATAG
- a CDS encoding regulatory protein RecX — MANRRAPPDRSKRPLGAAKLDELALAYVARFATSRAKLMRYLARKVRESEWIDENDAMTACEAIADRMERLHYLDDRQYAAMRAGAMTRRGLGVRRVKAQLYADGIAEQDSGEAIEAAEGVALAAAVGFARRRRFGPFAMRTSDDPKQRERQLAAFLRAGHSLAIARRILAVAPGDDAALAALDEEAALD, encoded by the coding sequence ATGGCCAATCGCCGCGCTCCCCCCGACCGATCGAAAAGGCCTCTCGGCGCGGCGAAGCTCGACGAACTGGCGCTCGCCTATGTCGCGCGATTCGCGACGAGCCGCGCGAAACTGATGCGCTATCTTGCCAGAAAAGTCCGCGAATCCGAATGGATAGACGAAAATGACGCCATGACGGCGTGCGAGGCGATCGCCGACCGGATGGAGCGGCTCCATTATCTCGACGACCGCCAATATGCGGCGATGCGCGCCGGCGCGATGACGCGGCGCGGGCTCGGGGTGCGGCGGGTGAAGGCGCAGCTCTATGCCGACGGCATCGCCGAGCAGGACAGCGGCGAGGCGATCGAGGCGGCGGAGGGGGTCGCCCTCGCGGCCGCCGTCGGTTTCGCGCGGCGGCGGCGGTTCGGGCCGTTCGCGATGCGGACGAGCGACGATCCGAAGCAGCGCGAGCGGCAACTCGCCGCCTTCCTGCGCGCCGGGCACAGCCTGGCGATCGCGCGTCGCATCCTTGCCGTCGCGCCGGGGGACGACGCCGCGCTGGCGGCGCTGGACGAGGAAGCGGCGCTCGATTAG
- a CDS encoding TrmH family RNA methyltransferase: MTTEQVTEAKRPARQRADQIRDFRCKNLIVVIEEPENPRNIGTIIRNVNALGAEKVYVVDPRHVLSDDWQELRSEPKLSKLSVSAVKWTFVKRFDSTEECLAHLEKNRFVSIATSPHVKGKTNKYLHEADFAEHAKLAVWFGNEARGLSDLAVARSDMCVSIPMFGMIESLNLATSSGIVLYEVTKQRREYASKHRLRDHRGERATPLPTIMAADR, from the coding sequence GTGACGACTGAACAAGTGACAGAAGCGAAGAGGCCTGCGCGGCAGCGGGCCGACCAAATCAGGGACTTTCGCTGCAAGAACCTGATCGTGGTGATCGAGGAACCGGAGAACCCCCGTAACATCGGCACCATCATTCGCAACGTGAACGCCTTGGGGGCGGAGAAGGTCTACGTCGTGGACCCGCGTCACGTCTTGTCGGACGATTGGCAGGAATTGCGTTCCGAACCCAAGCTATCGAAGCTCTCAGTCTCTGCCGTTAAATGGACCTTCGTTAAGCGGTTCGACAGCACCGAGGAGTGCCTCGCTCACCTTGAGAAGAACCGTTTCGTCTCCATAGCCACATCGCCACACGTTAAGGGGAAAACGAACAAGTATCTCCATGAAGCTGATTTTGCAGAGCACGCGAAACTTGCAGTTTGGTTCGGTAACGAAGCAAGAGGGCTGAGCGATCTCGCAGTTGCGCGAAGTGATATGTGCGTTAGCATTCCGATGTTTGGAATGATCGAGAGCCTCAATCTCGCGACAAGCTCCGGGATCGTCTTGTATGAGGTAACGAAGCAAAGGCGCGAATATGCCAGCAAGCATCGGCTGCGCGACCACAGGGGCGAGCGCGCCACTCCATTACCAACGATAATGGCGGCCGATCGATAG
- a CDS encoding fatty acyl-AMP ligase: MTDTDMNSTDALVPTPTECAQPRRFSDFATVGEALDYAARGSRGLNFHDPRGKLVRPYPYSELKADALATAYRLIAAGVQPNDRIALIAETGAEFAALFFGTIYAGAWPVPLPLPTSFGGRDSYVGQLVVQLTSCDPKLLFFPPEIAAMAIEAAEQQNVQPVDWSEFEKRAAPVAALPEQKTDETCYLQYSSGSTRFPHGVAVTHAALLNNLAAHSHGMELQDSDRCISWLPWYHDMGLVGCLLSPVANQVSVDYLKTEDFARRPLAWLDLISRNSGTTLSYSPTFGYDICARRVSSQTHVADRFDLSRWRVAGNGADMIRPDVMQSFVDAFADAGFKASAFLPSYGLAEATLAVSIMPPGEGIVVELVEETELSGAANDSGRPTRYRAIVNCGRAARDMVIEVRDEAGNALPDQTVGKVWCTGPSLMTGYYRDPESTAACMKDGWLDTGDMGYLSDGYIYIVGRAKDMIIINGKNHWPQDIEWAVEQLPGFKSGDIAAFAITTPGGEETPAVLVQCRTSDEAERLALRETIRDRVRAITGMNCLIELIPPRTLPRTSSGKLSRSKARAQYLAGEIQPFAMAA; the protein is encoded by the coding sequence ATGACCGATACCGACATGAACTCGACCGATGCGCTCGTGCCGACGCCAACCGAATGCGCGCAGCCGCGCCGCTTTTCCGACTTCGCGACCGTGGGCGAGGCACTCGATTATGCCGCGCGCGGTTCGCGCGGGCTCAATTTCCACGATCCGCGCGGAAAGCTGGTGCGTCCCTATCCGTACAGCGAACTCAAGGCCGACGCGCTGGCCACCGCTTACCGCCTGATCGCGGCGGGCGTGCAGCCGAACGACCGCATCGCGCTGATCGCCGAAACCGGCGCCGAATTCGCCGCGCTCTTCTTCGGAACCATCTACGCCGGCGCGTGGCCGGTGCCGCTGCCGCTGCCGACCAGCTTCGGCGGGCGCGATTCCTATGTCGGCCAGCTCGTCGTCCAGCTCACGAGCTGCGACCCCAAGCTGCTGTTTTTCCCGCCCGAAATCGCCGCGATGGCGATCGAGGCGGCCGAACAGCAGAATGTGCAGCCGGTCGACTGGAGCGAATTCGAAAAGCGCGCCGCCCCCGTCGCGGCGCTGCCCGAGCAAAAGACCGACGAGACCTGCTATCTCCAGTACAGCAGTGGCTCGACGCGCTTTCCGCACGGCGTCGCCGTGACCCACGCCGCGCTGCTCAACAATCTCGCCGCGCACAGCCACGGCATGGAGCTTCAGGACAGCGACCGCTGCATTTCGTGGCTCCCCTGGTATCACGACATGGGCCTCGTCGGCTGCCTGCTCTCGCCGGTCGCCAACCAGGTGTCGGTCGATTATCTGAAGACCGAGGATTTCGCTCGCCGTCCGCTCGCCTGGCTCGATCTGATCAGCCGCAACAGCGGCACGACGCTCAGCTACTCGCCGACCTTCGGCTACGACATCTGCGCGCGCCGCGTGTCGAGCCAGACGCATGTCGCCGACCGCTTCGACCTGTCGCGCTGGCGCGTCGCGGGCAATGGCGCCGACATGATCCGCCCCGACGTGATGCAGAGCTTCGTCGACGCCTTTGCCGACGCCGGGTTCAAGGCGAGCGCCTTCCTGCCGAGCTATGGCCTCGCCGAAGCGACGCTCGCGGTCAGCATCATGCCGCCGGGCGAAGGCATTGTCGTCGAACTGGTCGAGGAAACCGAATTGTCGGGCGCCGCGAATGATTCGGGCCGTCCGACGCGCTACCGTGCGATCGTCAACTGCGGCCGCGCCGCGCGCGACATGGTGATCGAGGTCCGCGACGAAGCGGGCAATGCGCTGCCCGACCAGACCGTCGGCAAGGTGTGGTGCACCGGCCCCTCGCTGATGACCGGCTATTATCGCGACCCCGAATCGACCGCCGCCTGCATGAAGGACGGCTGGCTCGACACCGGCGATATGGGATATTTGTCGGACGGTTACATCTATATCGTCGGCCGCGCCAAGGACATGATCATCATCAACGGCAAGAATCATTGGCCGCAGGATATCGAGTGGGCGGTCGAGCAGCTGCCGGGCTTCAAGTCGGGCGATATCGCGGCCTTCGCGATCACCACGCCGGGCGGCGAGGAAACCCCCGCGGTGCTCGTCCAGTGCCGCACCAGCGACGAGGCCGAGCGGCTCGCGCTGCGCGAGACGATCCGCGACCGCGTCCGCGCGATCACCGGCATGAACTGCCTGATCGAACTGATCCCGCCGCGCACCCTGCCGCGCACCAGCTCGGGCAAGCTCAGCCGCTCGAAGGCGCGCGCGCAATATCTCGCCGGGGAAATCCAGCCCTTCGCGATGGCAGCATAA
- a CDS encoding DUF3297 family protein, producing the protein MTDTPPDRLSTNPRSPHFDMEVLQRGIGIRFKGVERTDVEEYSISEGWIRVAAGKSKDRFGQPMTIKLSGPVEAWFEDAAGEGDAPAAD; encoded by the coding sequence ATGACCGATACGCCCCCCGACCGCCTGTCGACCAACCCCCGCTCGCCGCATTTCGACATGGAGGTGCTGCAGCGCGGCATCGGCATCCGCTTCAAGGGCGTCGAGCGCACCGACGTCGAGGAATATTCGATCTCCGAAGGCTGGATCCGCGTCGCGGCGGGCAAGTCGAAGGACCGGTTCGGCCAGCCGATGACGATCAAGCTGTCGGGCCCGGTCGAAGCCTGGTTCGAGGACGCGGCCGGCGAAGGCGACGCACCCGCCGCGGACTGA
- a CDS encoding hemerythrin domain-containing protein, producing MPLGREMQRLRAEHAALVTLSRIILGMADLPDPPVADDLANARTQLREALVRHLKCEDWILYPRLMSTGDAELMRITREFEIEMGSLAADFVAYDEKWTRERVAADWPGFCRETKIVFDLLAMRVEREERELYPLAETLYASGAAIAAPVMDESRVSS from the coding sequence ATGCCCTTGGGCCGCGAGATGCAGCGATTGCGCGCCGAACATGCGGCGCTGGTCACGCTGTCGCGCATCATCCTCGGCATGGCAGACCTGCCCGATCCCCCCGTCGCGGACGATCTGGCCAACGCGCGGACGCAGTTGCGCGAAGCACTGGTCCGGCACCTGAAATGCGAGGACTGGATCCTCTATCCGCGGCTGATGTCCACGGGCGATGCCGAGCTGATGCGGATCACGCGCGAATTCGAAATCGAGATGGGCAGCCTTGCGGCCGATTTCGTCGCCTATGACGAAAAATGGACGCGCGAGCGGGTCGCGGCCGATTGGCCCGGTTTCTGCCGCGAGACGAAGATCGTCTTCGACCTGCTCGCCATGCGCGTCGAGCGCGAGGAGCGCGAGCTGTATCCGCTCGCCGAAACGCTCTACGCATCGGGCGCCGCGATTGCTGCGCCGGTCATGGACGAATCGAGAGTTTCCAGCTGA
- a CDS encoding CHAP domain-containing protein, whose protein sequence is MLHRRYLAAAIASVMTVTGLFASIPAAARDYLQCVPFARAESGVEIRGNAKTWWSQAAGTYARGEEPRKGAVMAFAGTRGMPMGHVAVVKKIVSDREILIDHANWSPINGRRGQIERDVRVVDVSDAGDWSMVRVWYAPIGDLGLRANPVQGFIYADGTREEAPSFKAPVWVQNDWKPGNGLEVVAASLGN, encoded by the coding sequence ATGCTCCATCGTCGTTACCTGGCTGCCGCCATCGCGTCCGTGATGACCGTCACCGGACTGTTCGCGAGCATTCCCGCCGCGGCCCGCGATTATCTGCAATGCGTCCCCTTCGCCCGCGCCGAATCGGGCGTCGAAATCCGCGGCAATGCCAAGACCTGGTGGTCGCAGGCCGCCGGCACCTATGCGCGCGGCGAAGAGCCGCGGAAGGGGGCCGTCATGGCCTTCGCCGGCACGCGCGGCATGCCGATGGGCCATGTCGCGGTGGTCAAGAAGATCGTCAGCGACCGCGAGATCCTGATCGACCATGCCAACTGGTCGCCGATCAACGGCCGCCGCGGCCAGATCGAGCGTGACGTTCGCGTCGTCGATGTCAGCGACGCCGGCGACTGGAGCATGGTGCGCGTCTGGTATGCCCCGATCGGCGATCTCGGCCTGCGCGCCAATCCGGTGCAGGGCTTCATCTACGCCGACGGCACCCGCGAAGAGGCGCCGAGCTTCAAGGCGCCCGTCTGGGTGCAGAACGACTGGAAACCCGGCAACGGCCTTGAGGTCGTCGCCGCCTCGCTCGGCAACTGA
- a CDS encoding TonB-dependent receptor → MTTMFGNRLRAGAALIAVLAATPALAEETVEAAAESADVAEIVVLGRGEARQVQELGAADIALEVAGVSPLKAIDKLPGVNFTSADPFGAYEWSARISIRGFSQNQLGFTLDGIPLGDMNYGNHNGLHISRAIIGENVGRVEVAQGAGSLGAASTSNLGGTIEFFSREPGEAFGVEASGTYGSDDNKRAFVRVDSGELFAGGTRLSLSYAWQDADKWKGEGVQRQHQVNARLVQPVGDGRFFGFVNYSDRRENDYQDMSADMIGRLGYDWDNYAKDWDLAVRVAQIYQNQVSQSGAAGTPLPYPDAGLVFPAPIATVDDAYYDAAGLRRDWLAGAGVEAPLGEYWTFKATGYYHGNEGRGLWFTPYVTTPGGAPITIRTTEYEIERYGILASSLFEVGANSFEIGMWYEDNDFNQARRFYGLADTAGAPSRSSLDFPADPLATQWAFDFNTQTLQYHVQDRLDLGSFRLNAGWKGLRVTNNATPIVSGGLASGRTEAKDWFLPQAGLLYRLNDDNELFASYTENMRAFESSATGGPFATTQAGFDALDLKPETSTTWELGFRTKSPRFQGVIAGYYVDFKDRIIAFANGSGIQGNPAILQNVGDVRSWGVEAAGTFRVTPELALFASYAYNDSEYRDDVVNAAGAVVAATAGKTVVNSPKHLAKGEITWDNGDFFARVGANYTSKRYYSYENDAEVGGFLIVDASIGYRFTDRISIQANATNLFDKAYVSTIGTNGFANSGDAQTLLAGAPQQFFVTVKAGF, encoded by the coding sequence ATGACCACCATGTTCGGGAACCGCCTGCGGGCCGGGGCCGCCTTGATTGCCGTGCTCGCAGCAACACCGGCCCTCGCGGAAGAAACGGTCGAAGCGGCGGCGGAAAGCGCCGACGTCGCCGAGATCGTCGTGCTCGGGCGCGGTGAAGCGCGCCAGGTGCAGGAACTGGGCGCGGCCGACATCGCGCTCGAGGTCGCGGGGGTCAGCCCGCTCAAGGCGATCGACAAGCTGCCGGGGGTCAATTTCACCTCAGCCGACCCGTTCGGCGCCTATGAATGGTCGGCGCGCATCTCGATCCGTGGTTTCAGCCAGAATCAGCTCGGCTTCACGCTCGACGGCATTCCGCTGGGCGACATGAATTACGGCAACCATAACGGCCTCCACATCAGCCGCGCGATCATCGGCGAGAATGTCGGGCGGGTCGAGGTCGCGCAAGGCGCGGGGTCGCTCGGCGCGGCGTCGACGAGCAACCTTGGCGGCACGATCGAATTCTTCTCGCGCGAGCCCGGCGAGGCGTTCGGGGTCGAGGCGTCGGGCACCTATGGCAGCGACGACAACAAGCGGGCCTTTGTCCGGGTCGACAGCGGCGAGCTGTTCGCGGGGGGCACGCGCCTGTCGCTGAGCTATGCGTGGCAGGATGCCGACAAGTGGAAGGGCGAAGGCGTTCAGCGCCAGCATCAGGTCAATGCGCGCCTCGTCCAGCCGGTCGGCGACGGCCGCTTCTTTGGCTTCGTCAATTACTCGGACCGCCGCGAGAACGACTATCAGGATATGAGCGCCGACATGATCGGCCGCCTCGGTTACGACTGGGACAATTATGCGAAGGACTGGGATCTCGCCGTCCGGGTCGCGCAAATCTACCAGAACCAGGTCAGCCAGAGCGGCGCTGCGGGCACGCCCTTGCCCTATCCGGATGCCGGTCTCGTCTTTCCCGCGCCGATCGCGACGGTCGACGACGCCTATTATGACGCGGCGGGCTTGCGCAGGGACTGGCTCGCCGGTGCCGGGGTCGAGGCGCCGCTTGGCGAATATTGGACCTTCAAGGCGACCGGCTATTATCACGGCAACGAGGGGCGCGGCCTGTGGTTCACCCCCTATGTGACGACGCCGGGCGGCGCGCCGATCACGATCCGCACCACCGAATATGAGATCGAGCGGTACGGCATCCTCGCCTCCAGCCTGTTCGAGGTCGGCGCCAACAGCTTCGAAATCGGCATGTGGTACGAGGATAACGACTTCAACCAGGCGCGGCGCTTCTATGGTCTTGCCGACACGGCGGGAGCGCCGAGCCGCAGCAGCCTCGATTTCCCGGCCGACCCGCTCGCGACGCAGTGGGCGTTCGATTTCAACACCCAGACGCTGCAATATCATGTGCAGGACAGGCTCGACCTGGGCAGCTTCCGGCTCAACGCGGGCTGGAAGGGGCTGCGCGTCACCAATAATGCGACGCCGATCGTCAGTGGCGGGCTCGCGTCGGGGCGCACCGAGGCGAAGGACTGGTTCCTGCCGCAGGCGGGCCTGCTCTATCGCCTGAACGACGATAACGAGTTGTTCGCGAGCTACACCGAGAATATGCGCGCCTTTGAAAGCTCGGCGACGGGCGGTCCCTTTGCGACGACGCAGGCGGGGTTCGACGCGCTCGACCTGAAGCCCGAAACCTCGACGACGTGGGAGCTGGGCTTCCGCACCAAATCGCCCCGCTTCCAGGGCGTGATCGCGGGCTATTATGTCGATTTCAAGGACCGCATCATCGCCTTTGCCAACGGATCGGGCATTCAGGGCAATCCCGCGATCCTGCAGAATGTCGGCGATGTGCGATCGTGGGGGGTCGAGGCGGCGGGCACCTTTCGCGTCACGCCCGAACTCGCGCTCTTTGCGTCCTATGCGTATAATGATTCCGAATATCGCGATGACGTCGTGAACGCGGCCGGCGCCGTCGTTGCGGCGACGGCGGGCAAGACGGTGGTCAATTCGCCCAAACATCTCGCCAAGGGCGAAATCACCTGGGACAATGGCGACTTCTTCGCGCGCGTCGGTGCGAACTATACGTCGAAGCGCTATTATTCCTATGAGAATGACGCCGAGGTCGGCGGGTTCCTGATCGTCGATGCGAGCATCGGTTATCGTTTCACCGACCGCATATCGATCCAGGCGAATGCGACCAATCTGTTCGACAAGGCCTATGTGTCGACGATCGGCACCAACGGCTTTGCGAACAGCGGCGACGCCCAGACCTTGCTCGCGGGGGCGCCGCAGCAGTTCTTCGTGACGGTGAAGGCCGGGTTCTGA